From the genome of Verrucomicrobiota bacterium:
GACAACCTTGCCGGCAAGCGACTTGAAGAACAGTTCGGGCCGCTCCGCATCGTAAACCTTGTCGTAGGCGCTGGCGCTGAACCGGCTTTCGTCCATCCGCGCCTTCTTGCTGCGCAGGTAGGTCACGCCTGCGGCCCAGACCTCGTGCTGCTCCAGCGGCGGGAGGAACTTCACGTTCGCGATGCGGTGCGCCCGCGTCGTCGTCGCGGCCAGCTTCTCCACCAGCCGCAGCGGATCCTCCGACTCCAGCAGCGTCTCCAGCCGCTCGACGCCCGCGAGCGAGAAGTCCACCACCGACACATCGTCGAGCGTGAGCCCGACGCGCGAACGCCCGTCATCAAGCTGGAATCGGCAGAGTTTCATATGGGTGCTGGGCGGATTGGACCGCAAACACCGGGAGAAATCGAAGAAAAATCTCCGCAGCCCGCGCGCGGGGGGTTACTTCAACCCGAGCCCGAGCACGTCCCGGCAATACCGGATGCTCCGCTCGACCTCGCCGCGCTGGTAGGCCTGCTCCGCCTCGCTGTTTGCCGAACGGTGCGCCGGAACGGGCGTCCCCCGCTTGGCGAGCGCGATGAATTTCATCAGATCCCGCTCGCGCAGCTTGGGCCACGCCCTCCAGAAATTCGCGTCGGCCTTCAAGAACGGAAGCTCGCGCGGGAACCCGCTGATGGTTTCAATGTGCACGGGCGCCTTGGGGCACAGCTTCTCGAACCGGTCGAAGTATGCCTTCAGGTCCACGGTGCCCTCGCCCATCGCGGTCCATTGGACGGTCGCGCCATTGGGCGACTCCCACACGGCTGAATCGCGCAGGCTCGTCGTCAGCACGTGCGGACCGAGAATCTCGAGATTCTCCAGCGGGTCTTCCATCGTCCACGCGGCGTTGCCGGAGTCGAGATTCGCGCCCACGAAATCCGTGCCCGCGGCCTTGATCAGCGTGACCAGCTCCCATGCCTGCATGTCGCCGCCGTGATTCTCGATCGCGATCTTCACGCCCGCGTCGCGCGCGCGGCTACGCGCTGCCTTGAGCACCTTCACCGTGTCGGCAATGCGCGCCTCGATGCCGCCCTCGGTCGTGCGATCGCTCCCGTTCCCGAGGATGGCTCGAAACACCGGCGAGCCGAGCGCCTTCGCCATGCGGATGCCGAGCGCGAGATGTTCGTCGGCCGTGCCCCAGTCTTTCTTGAAGGTTTTCGACGTCGGACAAACGCTCCACGAACCAAGCTGGATTTTCAGGCCGCGGTCGGCGGCGTATCTGCGAACGTCCCCAAGCGAGGCGTCATCGTGCCTTCCCTCGAACGGGCCGAAATCGGTGATGAACAGCGAGTCCGTCCGGAGCTGCGCGGCCCAGTCAATGAGCTGGCGCGCGTTCCACTTCATCGCGCGAACCGCGAAATTGTCGTAGCCTAGCGCGAGGTTCCGCCGGCGCACCGCCGCCTCGGCGGCCGGCAAGGCTTCTGCCAGCGCCAGCGCGGATGCCGCGGCCGTGGACTTGAGAAAACGGCGTCGGGACGGTGCGGTCGGGTTCATCGCGCGAGTTCGTATCAAGTCGCCCGCCCTTTGCCAATGGCAATGCGCATCAGGAGCGAACCAACCGCCGCGGCGGCGGGCCCTTTCACGGATGAAACCAACGCGCTTGCCAGGTGTGGACGGTGCTGGTGCATGAAGCGCGAACCGGAAGGGAAGTTTCAGGCCGGCCTGGCACTGGTGCTGCAGGTTCAACGAACAGCCGAGGCAATCCTCTGGAGGAGTTGCGCCGCGTTCTCTGAATCGGAATGAACGCACACGGTTCGCGGGACCAGCTTCAGTCGGGCGCCGCTCATCGTTGTCAGTTCGCCGGTCTTCATCACTTGTCTCACCTGTTCGACGGCACCTCGAGTCGATGGGATCATCGCGCCTGGTTCGCCGCGAGCGACCAATGTCCCGTCGTCGCGATACGCACGGTCTGCGAAGACCTCGGGCCACACGTTCACGCCAACCCGGCGGGCGTCGCGACACACAGCGCCCCCGGCGAGTGCGTAGATCCTCGCCCCGGGCCAGAAACGCAGGACGCATTCGAGGTATCGGCGTCGGAGTTTGGAGTCCGTCTCGCTCGCGTGGTAGAGCGCACCGTGAAGCTTGATGTGGTGGAGCGGCAGGCCCGCTTCGCGCGCGATGGCTTGGACCGCGCTGACTTGCTGGAGCAGGAGCAATTCGAACTCGTCGGGAGTCAGGCTCGCGTCACCCCGGCCAAAGTCCGCGCGGCTCCACAAGCCGGGATGTGCGCCGGCCTTCACGCCGAATTGCTTCGCGAGCCTCACGCACGCGGCCATCGACCGGACGTCGCCTGCGTGCCCGCCGCAGGCCACGTTCGCCGAGGTGATGTGGCGCATGAGCGCACGGGTGCGGCCAATGGGCTCCCCTTCGCCGAGGTCGCAGTTGAGGTCGAGTTTCATCGCGGGATTTCAACAGGAGGGAACGAAGATCACGAAGCGAACAGAGTCGGACGGTTGCGCTCCGTCTCGTTTCACGTTGGTTCACTAGGTTTGCTGCTGTTCATTCCGAAAGCCTGAACCTTGCCTTTGTGCCCGGCTTGCATTGAGCGAGCCACGGGAGGTCGGCGGCGTCAACGACGGCGAGCTTCGGATACCCACCGACCGTCGGCCCGTCACGCATCGTGACAATAGGCTGGCCGCCTTCGGGAACCTGAATGGTCCCGGGCAACGTCGGCTCGCTGATGATGCTCGCGACCCGGCAGCGGATGGGTTCGCCCGAGAGCCGATAGCCGGCGCGGTCGCATTGCGCCGTCACGGTCCACTCCGAGCCGAAGAACTTCACGCGCTCGGTCTCATCGAAGTCGTTCCACTGCGGCGCGGGCCAGACGCGGAGCGCGGGCGGGTGCCCGTAATCACGCCGTTCTTCGGGTGCGATGATCCGGCCCGCGACTCCGCGCGGCAGCGAGAATGCACCGGCGTCCGTGCGCGCGAGTTCGTCGCCGGCTTTCAGGATGAGTCCGAGGTTCGCACGCGGATACGCGCTCGCGCTCCGCAACCACTGCGGCGCCGCGAGTCCGCCTTCGACCGCGATGTAGCTCCACACGCCGGAGCGCGCGCGGGGGAACTCGATGACTTCGCCTGCGGACGCGAGTCGCGCCCGCCACGTCGGCGTGGTCGTGCCCGCTTCCGCGCCGGTGATGGCGAGCCAACTGTCGAGGAGCACTTCGAGCCGCGCGCCCTGGAGCAGGAGTTCAAGCACGGGGGCGTCAGGCGGGTTCTCGAGCAAACGATTCGCCCACCCAGCTGCATGCGGATCCATGGCGCCGCCCGGCGGCACGCCGAAGCGCTGCCAGCCGGGTCGGCCGGGGTCCTGCACGGTCGCGCCGAGACCGGGGGCGAGAATTCGAAGGGTGGCGCTCATGAAGGCGTCGCGGGGCGTGGCTCGTGGTGCGGGAGAGCGCGTTCATGCACCTCGAACCGCGCACCACGGGGTGTTTTGTGAGTATCGACTGTCATTTCAGATCGCAACAAATTTCACCCTGTCCCCGGGTTTCAGCAGGAACATCGCCTCGTCGTCACCGCTTGGTCCGCGGCGACCGGGGTCGAACACTTTCACGTCGGTGTGGCCGATGATGTTCCA
Proteins encoded in this window:
- a CDS encoding sugar phosphate isomerase/epimerase, producing MNPTAPSRRRFLKSTAAASALALAEALPAAEAAVRRRNLALGYDNFAVRAMKWNARQLIDWAAQLRTDSLFITDFGPFEGRHDDASLGDVRRYAADRGLKIQLGSWSVCPTSKTFKKDWGTADEHLALGIRMAKALGSPVFRAILGNGSDRTTEGGIEARIADTVKVLKAARSRARDAGVKIAIENHGGDMQAWELVTLIKAAGTDFVGANLDSGNAAWTMEDPLENLEILGPHVLTTSLRDSAVWESPNGATVQWTAMGEGTVDLKAYFDRFEKLCPKAPVHIETISGFPRELPFLKADANFWRAWPKLRERDLMKFIALAKRGTPVPAHRSANSEAEQAYQRGEVERSIRYCRDVLGLGLK
- a CDS encoding LamB/YcsF family protein; translated protein: MKLDLNCDLGEGEPIGRTRALMRHITSANVACGGHAGDVRSMAACVRLAKQFGVKAGAHPGLWSRADFGRGDASLTPDEFELLLLQQVSAVQAIAREAGLPLHHIKLHGALYHASETDSKLRRRYLECVLRFWPGARIYALAGGAVCRDARRVGVNVWPEVFADRAYRDDGTLVARGEPGAMIPSTRGAVEQVRQVMKTGELTTMSGARLKLVPRTVCVHSDSENAAQLLQRIASAVR
- a CDS encoding biotin-dependent carboxyltransferase: MSATLRILAPGLGATVQDPGRPGWQRFGVPPGGAMDPHAAGWANRLLENPPDAPVLELLLQGARLEVLLDSWLAITGAEAGTTTPTWRARLASAGEVIEFPRARSGVWSYIAVEGGLAAPQWLRSASAYPRANLGLILKAGDELARTDAGAFSLPRGVAGRIIAPEERRDYGHPPALRVWPAPQWNDFDETERVKFFGSEWTVTAQCDRAGYRLSGEPIRCRVASIISEPTLPGTIQVPEGGQPIVTMRDGPTVGGYPKLAVVDAADLPWLAQCKPGTKARFRLSE